The Gammaproteobacteria bacterium genome has a segment encoding these proteins:
- a CDS encoding transposase, giving the protein MQQRGNNRQAVFSDDNDYRVYLEWLGRAASDHGCSIHAYVLMTNYIHLLMTPREAQAIGATLQALGRRFVPYINHSY; this is encoded by the coding sequence GTGCAGCAACGGGGCAACAATCGACAGGCGGTGTTCTCTGACGACAACGACTACCGAGTCTACCTCGAGTGGTTAGGCCGGGCCGCAAGCGATCACGGTTGCTCGATCCACGCGTACGTGTTGATGACGAATTACATCCATCTGCTGATGACGCCGCGCGAAGCGCAAGCGATCGGTGCTACGCTACAGGCACTCGGCAGACGGTTCGTACCCTACATCAACCACAGCTACTAA
- a CDS encoding type II toxin-antitoxin system VapB family antitoxin, whose translation MRTTLEIDDDVMAAARSLAGQRHETIGKVVSDLARQALLRRPKVTSRSGVPLLPVKEGSKPVTMEMVNEWRDGDKEA comes from the coding sequence ATGAGAACGACTCTGGAAATCGATGATGATGTCATGGCCGCGGCGCGAAGCCTCGCCGGGCAGCGTCATGAGACGATCGGAAAGGTCGTCTCGGACCTTGCACGCCAGGCATTGCTTCGCCGACCCAAGGTCACTTCCCGTTCCGGAGTTCCATTGTTGCCGGTAAAGGAGGGCTCGAAGCCTGTCACCATGGAAATGGTCAACGAGTGGCGCGATGGCGACAAGGAAGCATGA
- a CDS encoding VapC toxin family PIN domain ribonuclease codes for MSAYLLDVNVLIALLDPAHINHDVAHRWFARARKQRWATCPITENAVTRILSNPAYPSIDWMPNEVMNHLDGFLAEEQGHVFWEDSITLQDERLFDRSMIRGHKQLTDIYLLGLAVRNQGNLATFDRSIPWKAVRGAGKISLAIPS; via the coding sequence ATGAGCGCGTACCTGCTCGACGTGAATGTACTGATCGCTCTGCTGGACCCCGCCCATATCAACCATGATGTTGCTCATCGCTGGTTCGCAAGAGCCCGCAAACAGCGTTGGGCAACCTGCCCCATCACCGAGAATGCGGTGACGAGAATCCTCTCGAATCCCGCGTACCCATCCATTGACTGGATGCCGAACGAGGTCATGAACCACCTCGATGGTTTCCTCGCCGAGGAACAGGGCCACGTCTTCTGGGAGGATTCGATAACCCTCCAGGACGAACGCCTGTTTGACCGTTCGATGATTCGCGGACACAAACAGCTAACCGATATTTATCTGCTCGGACTGGCGGTCAGGAATCAGGGAAATCTCGCCACGTTTGACCGATCCATACCCTGGAAGGCTGTCAGGGGGGCGGGCAAGATCAGCTTGGCGATACCCTCGTAG
- a CDS encoding DUF3450 domain-containing protein, with the protein MSPVILNPGHLAVPMLAVLISGGSCLAEDPLDAATRIRVESQREAAASQNRIDAMSAESAAMLEEYRGILRETDELRTLNDDLEARIAERDREIATLDREIRVAAVLRGEIEPLLARQLNVLERFVELDLPFLPRERGLRLDRLREMLDDPSVTPAEKYRRVVEAWQVEIGYGRSVEAYTGKLTLGGQERTVDFLRVGRIALLYLTLDGRESGMWDVADKRWRELPERWNDRIATGLRVAQRSLPPELIIVPLPAPREVP; encoded by the coding sequence ATGTCGCCAGTCATCCTCAATCCTGGTCACCTTGCGGTTCCGATGCTCGCGGTGCTGATCTCCGGTGGGTCGTGTCTGGCCGAAGACCCGCTCGATGCCGCCACCCGCATTCGCGTGGAGAGCCAGCGGGAGGCCGCGGCCTCCCAGAACCGGATCGACGCGATGTCGGCCGAGTCGGCCGCCATGCTGGAGGAGTACCGAGGGATCCTGCGTGAGACCGACGAACTCCGGACGCTGAACGACGACCTCGAGGCCCGGATCGCGGAACGGGATCGCGAGATCGCTACACTCGATCGAGAGATCCGGGTCGCGGCGGTCCTGCGCGGGGAGATCGAGCCCCTGCTCGCGCGCCAGCTGAACGTACTCGAACGATTCGTGGAACTGGATCTCCCGTTCCTTCCCCGGGAACGGGGCCTGCGGCTGGACCGACTGCGCGAGATGTTGGACGATCCCTCGGTTACCCCAGCGGAGAAGTATCGGAGAGTCGTCGAGGCCTGGCAGGTCGAGATCGGTTACGGTCGCAGCGTCGAGGCCTATACGGGGAAACTCACGTTGGGGGGCCAGGAGCGTACCGTCGATTTCCTGCGTGTGGGCCGCATCGCCCTGCTGTATCTCACCTTGGACGGCCGTGAATCGGGCATGTGGGATGTCGCGGACAAGCGTTGGCGCGAATTGCCGGAACGATGGAACGATCGCATCGCCACCGGATTGCGGGTCGCGCAACGGTCCCTGCCGCCCGAACTGATCATCGTGCCGTTGCCTGCGCCCCGGGAGGTGCCGTGA
- a CDS encoding MotA/TolQ/ExbB proton channel family protein produces the protein MERQRSRDVPDSENPLGRLLRVRDDPGIPDPETLALQLDEVILAELPRLRRGLGALSVIAAVAPLLGLLGTVTGIIETFQSLTQFGAGDPRMLSGGISLALVTTVMGLIVAIPLVMSHSVLSAKSNALIQALDETSAAIVADFSKGRRGAGLV, from the coding sequence ATGGAAAGACAACGTTCGCGTGACGTACCCGATTCCGAAAATCCCCTGGGCCGTCTGCTTCGGGTCCGGGACGACCCGGGTATCCCGGATCCGGAGACCCTCGCGCTTCAGCTCGACGAGGTGATCCTGGCAGAGCTTCCCCGCCTGCGGCGGGGCCTGGGGGCGCTTTCCGTGATCGCCGCGGTGGCGCCGCTGCTGGGTCTGCTGGGGACGGTGACCGGAATCATCGAGACCTTTCAGTCCCTGACACAGTTCGGGGCCGGGGACCCGCGCATGTTGTCCGGCGGTATTTCCCTGGCACTGGTCACCACGGTCATGGGCCTGATTGTGGCGATACCGCTGGTGATGTCACACAGTGTCCTGTCGGCGAAGAGCAACGCCCTGATCCAGGCCCTCGACGAAACCAGCGCGGCGATCGTCGCAGATTTCTCAAAGGGCAGGCGTGGTGCCGGGTTGGTTTGA
- a CDS encoding MotA/TolQ/ExbB proton channel family protein, which produces MPGWFESVGALEARGGETFLAILVLSTLMWTLIIERYWFLRKIYPAWLRRNATVWQDRHVGTPQNRERVRVGFLASVSQKLQPHLALIRALVSVLPLLGLLGTVTGMVSAFDVIAEIGAGDVRVFSSGISQALVSTAAGLVTALSGLYFSIDLQRRAEGEAERAAGLLAGVRREPEVS; this is translated from the coding sequence GTGCCGGGTTGGTTTGAGTCGGTCGGTGCCCTGGAGGCCCGGGGCGGTGAGACGTTCCTGGCCATCCTGGTGCTGTCCACCTTGATGTGGACCCTGATCATCGAGCGGTACTGGTTCCTCCGCAAGATCTACCCGGCGTGGCTGAGGCGCAACGCTACCGTCTGGCAGGACCGGCACGTTGGAACGCCGCAGAACAGGGAACGCGTGCGGGTGGGTTTTCTCGCGTCGGTCTCGCAGAAACTGCAACCTCACCTCGCACTGATCCGCGCCCTGGTGTCGGTACTGCCACTGCTGGGCCTGCTCGGCACCGTAACGGGCATGGTGAGTGCGTTCGACGTTATCGCCGAGATCGGGGCCGGGGACGTCCGTGTGTTTTCCTCCGGGATATCCCAGGCGCTGGTCAGTACCGCGGCGGGGCTCGTCACCGCGCTGTCGGGACTGTACTTCAGCATCGATCTGCAACGACGTGCCGAGGGTGAAGCAGAGCGTGCGGCCGGTCTGCTCGCCGGTGTCCGGCGGGAACCAGAGGTATCATGA
- a CDS encoding biopolymer transporter ExbD, producing the protein MRRSHTKPDAAALGINLTPLIDVVFILLIFFVVSSSFVRESGIDVERPAADTAVPKVQGNIVVTVTDTGAIWLEGREVDRRAVRAHIARQHADDPAASVVIVADTASRTGAVIDVVDQARLAGVASVAIATTPREEE; encoded by the coding sequence ATGAGACGCTCCCACACAAAACCGGACGCGGCGGCCCTGGGAATCAATCTCACCCCCCTGATCGACGTCGTGTTCATTCTGCTCATCTTCTTTGTCGTCAGCTCATCCTTTGTTAGGGAGTCGGGGATCGACGTCGAGCGCCCGGCCGCGGACACGGCCGTTCCCAAGGTGCAGGGGAATATCGTCGTGACGGTAACCGACACGGGGGCTATCTGGCTCGAGGGTCGCGAGGTGGACCGTCGGGCCGTAAGGGCCCACATCGCGCGGCAGCACGCCGACGATCCCGCGGCCTCGGTCGTCATCGTTGCCGACACCGCATCCCGCACCGGTGCGGTCATCGATGTGGTCGATCAGGCGCGACTTGCGGGGGTGGCGAGTGTGGCGATCGCAACGACGCCCCGCGAAGAGGAATAG